From Sporosarcina sp. Te-1, the proteins below share one genomic window:
- the trpC gene encoding indole-3-glycerol phosphate synthase TrpC, with translation MTILDTILQSKRLEVKRMLMDGPSVCEQTCQSRPSLFRKLITADDLQVIAEIKRASPSKGLIAEGADPVLQAEYYERAGAACISVLTDGPFFKGSFDDLSCVANHVDVPILCKDFIIHEVQIDRAKQAGASIVLLIAAALHDASLERLYDYATRQGLEVLVEVHDLNELHRALSVDAKLIGVNNRDLRTFQVDLARTEEVAAHFPFQEDRVLISESGIIGADDAIRVASAGASAVLVGESLMRSRSVQESLDSLRVKKMEISL, from the coding sequence ATGACGATATTAGATACCATTTTGCAGTCGAAACGGCTTGAAGTGAAGCGCATGCTTATGGATGGACCAAGCGTTTGCGAACAGACTTGTCAATCGCGGCCCTCGCTATTTCGGAAATTAATAACGGCAGATGATTTGCAGGTCATTGCGGAAATCAAACGTGCGTCTCCGTCGAAAGGTTTGATCGCGGAAGGGGCAGACCCAGTTTTGCAAGCCGAATACTATGAACGAGCTGGTGCCGCATGTATTTCGGTCTTGACGGACGGTCCATTTTTCAAAGGTTCTTTCGATGACTTGTCATGCGTAGCGAACCATGTTGACGTACCGATCTTATGCAAAGATTTTATCATTCATGAAGTGCAGATTGACCGGGCAAAGCAGGCGGGGGCATCTATCGTTCTTCTCATTGCGGCGGCGCTCCATGATGCGTCACTTGAAAGGCTGTATGATTACGCCACGCGGCAAGGATTGGAGGTCCTTGTGGAAGTCCATGATCTAAACGAGTTGCACCGGGCACTTTCAGTTGATGCCAAGCTGATCGGCGTAAACAATCGGGATTTACGGACATTTCAAGTAGATCTAGCAAGAACGGAAGAAGTGGCTGCCCATTTTCCCTTTCAGGAGGACCGCGTGTTAATTAGCGAAAGTGGAATTATAGGGGCAGATGATGCAATTCGGGTGGCGTCTGCCGGGGCGAGTGCCGTCCTTGTTGGAGAATCACTTATGCGGAGTCGGTCTGTACAAGAATCGCTTGATAGCTTGCGAGTGAAGAAGATGGAGATTTCCCTATGA
- a CDS encoding phosphoribosylanthranilate isomerase codes for MTKVKICGLMEPEHVQAAVQAGADAIGFVFAPSRRRITLKQAKQLARLVPEDVMKIGVFVNPSPEEVMQAYHEVPLDFIQYHGNESLDFIKSIGLPSIKVVSMHSEKDNGRIQSCNTQFVLVDTPGIEYNGGTGKVFDWSLLEGDLPRHQLILAGGLTVGNVQEAIRQIRPAMVDVSSGVERNNRKDEALIRAFIRAVKEEER; via the coding sequence ATGACCAAGGTGAAGATTTGCGGTCTGATGGAACCTGAACATGTGCAGGCAGCCGTTCAAGCTGGAGCGGATGCGATCGGTTTTGTTTTCGCGCCGAGCCGGAGGCGGATTACATTGAAACAGGCAAAGCAGTTGGCTCGACTCGTACCGGAAGACGTGATGAAGATTGGTGTTTTCGTCAACCCGTCCCCTGAAGAAGTGATGCAGGCCTACCATGAAGTTCCGCTCGATTTTATCCAATATCATGGGAATGAATCACTAGATTTCATAAAAAGTATAGGACTTCCTTCTATTAAAGTAGTATCAATGCACAGTGAAAAAGATAACGGACGGATACAATCCTGCAATACGCAATTTGTCCTTGTGGATACGCCGGGAATTGAATATAACGGTGGGACGGGGAAAGTATTTGATTGGAGTTTGCTGGAAGGCGATCTGCCTAGACATCAGTTGATATTGGCGGGTGGATTGACAGTCGGGAATGTACAGGAAGCGATTCGGCAAATTCGTCCTGCAATGGTCGATGTGTCGAGTGGGGTGGAACGGAACAACCGAAAAGACGAGGCATTGATCCGCGCATTCATCCGTGCGGTAAAGGAAGAGGAGAGATGA
- the trpD gene encoding anthranilate phosphoribosyltransferase, giving the protein MKRFTRKVKAGRHLLYEEMVEAAQDMFTVDADQDEMAAFLIALAKKGETASEVAALASVMSSHASALQVREDLYLDNCGTGGDGANSFNISTAAAFVLAGAGVKVAKHGNRKVSSQSGSHDVLDALGVHSRFELSDMGKLLENEGISFFFAPTVHPKMKQIGDVRRRIGKPTIFNLVGPLTNPVHIQLQFTGINRPDFVMEYASVLRMLGRERAIVVSGPGGLDEASLSGQNSFVLLDKGDLIPFTLTAEDVGLSYAPPSAIRGGSPDENVQMIRSILKGERGPRFDTVVLNAGIGIFANGTVPTIKAGIDLALDSIFSGRAQQKLEAVIAFSEQIRREVAAP; this is encoded by the coding sequence ATGAAGCGTTTTACTAGAAAAGTGAAGGCAGGTCGCCATTTGCTGTACGAAGAAATGGTGGAGGCGGCCCAAGACATGTTTACTGTAGATGCCGACCAGGACGAAATGGCAGCATTCCTAATTGCCCTTGCCAAGAAGGGAGAGACGGCTTCGGAAGTGGCTGCGCTTGCTTCGGTGATGTCTTCCCATGCGAGTGCCCTGCAAGTTCGGGAGGATCTTTACTTGGATAATTGCGGTACAGGGGGAGACGGCGCCAACAGTTTCAACATAAGTACGGCGGCGGCATTTGTCCTCGCGGGTGCCGGGGTGAAGGTGGCGAAACACGGAAACCGGAAAGTTTCGAGTCAGTCAGGCAGTCACGATGTCCTCGATGCGCTTGGCGTCCACTCGCGCTTTGAGCTGTCCGATATGGGAAAACTCCTGGAGAATGAAGGAATCTCCTTCTTCTTTGCCCCGACCGTTCACCCGAAAATGAAACAAATTGGTGATGTCCGTCGCCGCATTGGAAAGCCGACGATCTTCAATCTGGTCGGCCCGTTGACGAATCCAGTTCACATTCAATTGCAATTCACCGGTATTAACCGGCCGGATTTTGTCATGGAGTACGCATCGGTATTGCGGATGCTCGGCAGGGAACGCGCTATCGTCGTATCTGGACCGGGTGGCTTGGATGAAGCGTCACTTAGTGGGCAAAATTCATTTGTCTTGCTCGATAAAGGAGATTTGATTCCCTTCACGCTGACCGCGGAGGACGTCGGTTTATCCTATGCACCGCCTTCCGCCATTCGGGGAGGCAGCCCGGATGAGAATGTTCAAATGATCCGGTCGATTTTGAAGGGGGAACGTGGGCCCCGTTTCGATACGGTAGTTCTAAATGCGGGAATCGGAATTTTCGCAAATGGAACGGTACCTACAATCAAAGCAGGAATCGATCTTGCCTTGGACAGCATTTTTTCCGGCCGGGCCCAGCAGAAGCTCGAGGCGGTCATCGCATTTAGTGAACAAATCCGACGGGAGGTTGCAGCCCCATGA
- the trpA gene encoding tryptophan synthase subunit alpha gives MNQVEKSIRSCLERGDKAFVPYIMAGDGGLDTLREKVLFLQEKGATAIEIGIPFSDPVADGETIQQAGERALAEGVTLRSVLRTLQSFKQEVNPEMPLLIMSYLNPILAFGVDEFVQSLQVSGVSGLIIPDLPLEESELLNETLATNHIALIQLVSLTSDQKRMAAISGQSSGFIYAVTVNGITGARQGFDEALAEHLMNLKSISSVPVLTGFGISTPAQVEELSDYTDGVIVGSAIVEAFHNGDADRISRLIKASKGKQTADH, from the coding sequence ATGAATCAAGTCGAAAAAAGCATTCGATCTTGTCTTGAACGAGGAGATAAAGCGTTTGTCCCGTACATCATGGCAGGGGACGGCGGTCTGGATACCTTAAGGGAAAAGGTATTATTCCTTCAAGAAAAAGGGGCGACCGCAATTGAAATCGGCATTCCGTTTTCCGATCCTGTCGCTGATGGAGAGACAATCCAACAAGCGGGCGAGAGGGCTTTGGCAGAAGGGGTGACGCTTCGTTCCGTATTACGGACCCTCCAATCCTTTAAACAAGAGGTCAATCCGGAGATGCCATTGCTGATCATGAGCTATTTGAATCCGATATTGGCGTTTGGGGTGGACGAATTCGTACAAAGTCTTCAGGTTAGCGGCGTTAGCGGATTGATCATCCCAGATTTGCCACTGGAGGAGAGTGAACTGTTGAATGAAACGCTCGCCACAAATCACATCGCTCTTATACAACTCGTTTCGCTGACAAGCGATCAAAAAAGGATGGCCGCGATATCTGGGCAATCATCAGGATTCATCTATGCTGTCACCGTAAATGGAATTACAGGGGCACGACAAGGATTTGATGAAGCACTGGCCGAACATTTGATGAACCTGAAGTCGATCAGTTCAGTTCCGGTTTTAACGGGATTCGGCATATCGACGCCGGCTCAGGTAGAAGAATTAAGCGATTATACCGATGGCGTGATTGTCGGCAGCGCGATAGTGGAAGCTTTCCATAACGGCGATGCAGATAGGATCAGCCGTCTAATCAAGGCATCAAAAGGGAAGCAAACGGCAGATCATTGA
- the trpB gene encoding tryptophan synthase subunit beta, with translation MSMVQTRSEAKQKGRYGKFGGQFVPETLMTALIELETAYEEACQDAKFAEELNYYLRDFVGRETPLYFAERLTKKIGGAKIYLKREDLNHTGAHKINNSIGQALLAIRMGKRKIVAETGAGQHGVATATACALFGLDCIIFMGKEDVRRQELNVFRMELLGAKVVPVEKGSGTLKDAVNEALRYWVTHVEDTHYILGSALGPHPFPRIVRDFQRVIGVESRKQILEKEGRLPDAVVACIGGGSNAIGMFHPFVEDEEVALYGVEAAGSGIGTGLHAAAIAGGKEGVLHGAYMYILQDEDGFIQEAHSISAGLDYPAVGPEHCHLHDIGRATYTSVTDAGALAGLRLLSETEGIIPALESAHAIQYAAELAEKMRADEVIIVCLSGRGDKDVQTVRDALGGGIV, from the coding sequence ATGAGCATGGTACAGACGAGAAGCGAGGCGAAGCAGAAAGGGAGATACGGAAAGTTCGGAGGACAATTCGTCCCGGAAACGTTAATGACGGCGTTGATTGAATTGGAAACGGCATATGAGGAAGCCTGCCAGGATGCTAAATTCGCTGAAGAACTCAATTATTATTTGCGAGATTTTGTCGGAAGAGAAACACCGCTCTATTTCGCGGAACGACTGACAAAGAAAATTGGCGGAGCAAAGATTTACCTGAAACGGGAAGACTTGAATCATACTGGCGCCCATAAGATCAATAATTCAATCGGGCAGGCATTGCTTGCGATCCGCATGGGAAAACGAAAAATCGTAGCGGAAACCGGTGCGGGGCAGCATGGCGTGGCGACGGCGACAGCCTGTGCTTTGTTCGGGCTGGACTGTATCATCTTTATGGGCAAGGAAGATGTGCGAAGGCAGGAACTGAATGTGTTTCGAATGGAGTTGCTGGGAGCAAAAGTCGTCCCGGTTGAAAAAGGTTCCGGTACATTGAAGGATGCTGTCAATGAAGCGTTGCGGTATTGGGTGACTCATGTCGAAGACACGCATTACATTCTCGGTTCCGCTCTAGGACCTCATCCGTTTCCGCGCATCGTCCGTGATTTTCAGAGGGTGATCGGAGTGGAGTCGAGAAAGCAAATACTTGAAAAAGAAGGACGCCTTCCGGACGCTGTTGTCGCCTGTATTGGCGGAGGCAGCAATGCGATTGGCATGTTCCATCCGTTTGTCGAGGACGAAGAGGTAGCCCTCTATGGTGTGGAGGCAGCGGGAAGCGGCATTGGAACAGGGTTGCATGCCGCAGCCATCGCTGGCGGGAAAGAAGGTGTTTTGCATGGAGCCTATATGTATATCCTTCAGGACGAAGATGGATTCATTCAAGAGGCACACTCAATTTCTGCAGGCCTGGATTACCCGGCAGTTGGACCGGAGCACTGTCATTTGCATGATATCGGACGTGCGACGTATACTTCCGTGACTGATGCCGGAGCGCTTGCCGGACTGCGGCTCCTATCTGAAACGGAAGGAATCATCCCGGCGTTGGAGAGTGCTCATGCAATTCAGTACGCCGCTGAATTGGCTGAAAAGATGCGCGCGGACGAAGTGATCATTGTCTGCCTGTCGGGACGAGGAGACAAAGACGTACAAACTGTCCGGGATGCTTTAGGGGGTGGCATAGTATGA